The Pyxidicoccus sp. MSG2 DNA segment GCGGCGTCGGCCTGGGCTCCCTGCTGGGCGGCGACGAATAACAGCACCCGTGTCACCGGGCCGGCGGCCTTCCCTGGAGAAGGCGCCGGCCCACGTCGTGTCCCTGTTGCTACCGCCTGCGCCGTCTCGCCGCGGCGGCCAGTGCCACCAGCGCCCAGACTCCCGCCACACCCGCCGGAGCCGCGCCGCACCCGCAGCCCACGTCGAGCGCCGCGGGGCCGCGCACCACGAAGCCGGTGGCCGGAGACACGGGCCCCGCCGCCGCGCCTGTGACGCTTCCACGCTCCTGCGCCGTGACGCTGTGCGCGCCCAGGGACAGGGCCTGGTCGGCCGGCACCGGGTGACGGAAGGCGCCCGTCGCATCGGCAACCGCGATGGCCACCTCGGCACCGTCCACCGCGAGCGACACAGACGCACCGGGCGCGGCGACGCCGGCGAACAGCGGCGTGGAGTCCACCACCTCGCCCTCGGCGGGCACCACCATCACCGGCACCTCGCGGACACCCGCGTCGGACGTGCCCGTGCCGGCATCGGACGTCCCCGTGCCTGCGTCGGGCGTCTCCGTGCCCGCGTCGGACGTCTCCGTGCCCGCGTCGTCTCCCGCATCCGGGACCTCCGTGCCCGCATCCACCTCGCCGGAGCCCGCGTCCACGTCCAGCACCTCGAAGCGCGTGTACTGGGAGAAGGGCCCGCTCTCGCCCGTCTCGGTGTGGGCGTGGACGTTGACGCGGTGCGGGCCCGGCGTCAGCGGGCTGTCTGCGGGCACCTGGTAGCGGAAGCGGCCGAAGGTATCCACGGGGACGGGGATATCCGGCCCGTCGTCCACCTCCACGCCCACCGTGACGCCGTTGGGAGCCACACCCGCGAACAGCGGCGTGGGGCCGATGGCCTCACCGTCCGCTGGAATCACGAGGATGGGCGGCACCAGCACCCCGCCGTCCTCCAGCGTGGCGGCGACGCTGAACGTCGTCTCGGTCGAGCGCACGCTGTACGCGCCCAGTGACTCCGCCACCGTCGTCACCCGGTGCTCGCCCGTGGTCAGGGGGTCTCGCAGCCCGGGGTAGCTCCCGGAGAACGTGCCGTCCGACCCCGCGGTGAGCTGGACGACCTCCACGTCGTCGACGGAGATGATGATGCGCACGCCCGGGTCCGCCGCCCCCGCGAAGCTCGGCCGGGCGGACACACCCACCGCCCCACTCGCGGGAGTGACGACCGAGGGCGCCGCCGGCGACCGGTAGGGCACTTCATACTCCCGAGTCACACCCGCGCCCCCAGCCCCCGCGCCGTGCACGGTGCCGTCGAACGCCGTCGTCCCGGCGGCCCCACCCGTCACGTCAATCGGGCAGTCCAGGTCCGCCCCATGCACCAGCACGGAGCCGCCACTGCCGCCTCCGCCCGGGCCGAGCTGGCGGAGGGCGTCCGTCACGCTGCCGCCCGCGCCGCCTCGCGCCGTCACGCTGCCGCAGTCCATGTCCCCGGCGGTGCGCACGATGACGGCACCGCCCGCCCCTCCGCCGCCCGCGCCATCGCCCCCCGGAGTGGGGGCGACCGAGACGCCATCCGCGGAGATGCGGCCGACGCCCGACACCCGGTCGGCCCGCACGAGCACGAGCCCTCCGCCCGCGCCACCGCCGGTCCCGCTGTTGTTGTTGCCCTCCCCCGCGCCGCCGCCGCCACCGAAGAGGGCCTGGTCCACGAGCGCATACTTCATGTGCGCGCCCCCGAGCCCGCCCTCGGCCCGGCTGCTGTCCACGTCCGAGGCGGTGCGCCCGCCGACACCGCCCGCGTTGCCGTGCCCACCCCCACCGCCGCCGCCGTTGTGGCAGTTGGCCCCACCACCGCCGTTGACCAGGTGGCCACGTCCCGAGGCCGTGCCGAAGCGGCTCACCACCACGCCCTCCCCCTTGAGGGAGCCCCCCTGCGCGGGCTGCGGGTCCAGCCCGGTACACCCGGTGGGGCCGGCGACGTGGTCTTCGAAGGCGCCCCCTCGGAAGCCCGCGCCGTCCGCGCTGACGACGCCGTCGTTCCTCACCCGGCCCGTGGCCAGGAACGCGACGATGCCGCCGCTCTTGCCGTCCCACGGGGGCGCGACGAGGGACGTCCCGGTGGGCAGGTCGACGTCGGTGTACTCGGGCACGGCCACCACCTGCGCGCCCGGCACGGAGTAGCTGTTCACCAGGGGCGCGGTGAGCCGCAACAGGGTGGGCGTGGTGCTCACGGACGACACGCGCGCCAGCTCCCAGCGTCCCACCGCGTCCGGAATCACCGCGGTGGAGCCGCCCGAGGCCGTCGTCGCGGGGAAGCC contains these protein-coding regions:
- the agmC gene encoding adventurous gliding motility protein AgmC, coding for MRFAPLFVLVLLTAVPALAELDSFGQGTGRDGPLSVTQAQLVVNVAVPVSTDTPAGSRVVRVAQLGGLKAQALVLIHQSSGFPATTASGGSTAVIPDAVGRWELARVSSVSTTPTLLRLTAPLVNSYSVPGAQVVAVPEYTDVDLPTGTSLVAPPWDGKSGGIVAFLATGRVRNDGVVSADGAGFRGGAFEDHVAGPTGCTGLDPQPAQGGSLKGEGVVVSRFGTASGRGHLVNGGGGANCHNGGGGGGGHGNAGGVGGRTASDVDSSRAEGGLGGAHMKYALVDQALFGGGGGAGEGNNNSGTGGGAGGGLVLVRADRVSGVGRISADGVSVAPTPGGDGAGGGGAGGAVIVRTAGDMDCGSVTARGGAGGSVTDALRQLGPGGGGSGGSVLVHGADLDCPIDVTGGAAGTTAFDGTVHGAGAGGAGVTREYEVPYRSPAAPSVVTPASGAVGVSARPSFAGAADPGVRIIISVDDVEVVQLTAGSDGTFSGSYPGLRDPLTTGEHRVTTVAESLGAYSVRSTETTFSVAATLEDGGVLVPPILVIPADGEAIGPTPLFAGVAPNGVTVGVEVDDGPDIPVPVDTFGRFRYQVPADSPLTPGPHRVNVHAHTETGESGPFSQYTRFEVLDVDAGSGEVDAGTEVPDAGDDAGTETSDAGTETPDAGTGTSDAGTGTSDAGVREVPVMVVPAEGEVVDSTPLFAGVAAPGASVSLAVDGAEVAIAVADATGAFRHPVPADQALSLGAHSVTAQERGSVTGAAAGPVSPATGFVVRGPAALDVGCGCGAAPAGVAGVWALVALAAAARRRRR